GCTTGACTCTATGGGGTAGGTGTTTCAGGAATCCCAGCGTGCACTGGTGCTACCGTGGCTGAGCTGTGATGTACAGATGTGCTGAGGTGTTACAAAGACAGGCGAGAACCAACCCAGCCATTTTGTATCCTCTGTCCGAGCGACGGCTTCCTCACCTTCTGCAGTCCCCTTTGTCGCTCAGCCATGTCAGCTGAATAGTTTGAGAACAATCTTTTAATGTGACTGGTGTAACCACACATGGCGTTTGTAGATTGCTTTGCCTGGAATCAGCTTTGCCactaactaatttttaaaaagcaccgaGCACTCATGGGAAGAGCTATGAGGAAAGAAATGGGGTGGAATAACCTTCTCACTAACTAGTTCATATCTGCCAGCAGCATAGCATAACAGAACCCATCCCttaaaccctgcaacaaacccctccagcccccagccagctgTGATTGGGCTGGGTTGACTATTGGACATAGGGACGTGTAGTTTCCTTCTGCAATGGGGAGACCACTTGTTGTATTTGAACTGAACTGAACCCCATTTAATCAGCTCTTCTtaccctgctctctgctttgagGCTGGTTCTTGGGgctgcccttcctccccttctctaCACCAACAGCTTATTCTGGCTCTCACTAGTATTTCTCCACCTCTGAGTGCTCTCAGCTTCTCACTGTCTCCCCTTTCTCTGCAGACCCCTACAAAGATCGTGTTCAATACACACCCACGGGGATTCGTTTCACTTCGGTGACTCGGAAGGACACGGGGAAGTACGTCTGCGAGGTCCTCTGGACTGGGAGCGGGGGCACTAGCCAACTAAGAAAGTCAGAAGTTGACCTTATCGTCCAAGGTACTAATGCCATTCTGTAATTACAGCTTGGGACCAGTTGCCATGGCTAAAAGTTCCATGGTTTCTAGTCTTGGAGAGAGGGGACCCCTTGGGACATGTTGCCAACTGGGCAAAGAGTGTTTTCATAGAGTTGAAGATTAGAAGGGAGCACTATGAACTTGTAACCTGCGTGGCACAGACTGGGGAGCCTCACCACTGACTTCTGCCACAAGGAGGGTTTTATTTTTCCCTACTAAGAGCCCAATGGCTTATTTGAACAATGTTGCTCTCTGCACACAATGGCATCATCAGTGGATCGCAAACTAGCCTGAAGTCCCTGAAACAACTCTTTCCACATTGGACTTAAACTCTAGGGAAGCCTCAATTGTCTAAACCTGATTATCTGAAACTCTCCTGTATGTCCCTTGGCAATGGACCTGCAGGGCCAGAGCGGTGCATGAGTGGAGCTTTAGGGCCTTCCTGAGAGCAGTGTCAGTCCTGCTGGAATAGAGCCATGGAATAAGGCTGCTTTGGGCAGTGGCAAGTACCCTGTAATCAAATCAGGCTAGCCAGGTTTGAAGGAGTGCCCTGGGGAAAGCCTAGTGCCCGGATTATCCAGTGGTTTCAAAAGACTCCAGTTCTGTTGGCTCCACATCTTCAGAACCATTGAACACAACTGGTTCTTGAGGAATGCCTTGCACGGGTCAATGTGTAGCCTATTATTTGGCAATGAAGAAACAATCCTAGCTACACAGGGGCACTGTTATTTCTGTAACACGCACTCAGGAAGTCTGACACTGTAACTGTTCCCTCTGCTGACGTGGGCAAGTCCGTGCTTCCTCTTGCATTACGTGCTAATGGCATTTAAGCAGAGATCCTCTTCATAGAGATGTGCTGTCAGTCCACTTCTTCACACCTTGAAGACTCACTGTCAGCACCAATCTGAACCCTGGGTGTATTGTCTGTAGAGCCCAGTGGAGACTGACCAGTCCTCACCCCAGAAATGGTCCCTTCATGGCTGAGCTGAGATCCCTGGCAAAAGATTAGGGGGAAGATTGCACTACTTTTACAGTGCCTGCTCTGTGACTGTACCTAGAGCCTCACTCACAAATGCTGTCAGTCTAGCACCTTTTACCAGTGCTGCGAAATCAGTTACCGAATGGGAGCCCAGTGTTGGACCAAACTGTTTCCTTCCTTCAGTATTGCAGCAGTTTTggtcaaacattttgttttcacaaGTTGCTCTGTCAAAGCGGGATGGACACTGGCTTCACTTACACAGCCAACATCGCACCTTTCACCTGTCAGCAGGGTGGCTACTGCCAGCGGCAGGGCTCGTAGTCAAAGCCTTAATTTCTGGTCAGTGACATTTCTCCCCATGTGCACTTGCCATTTATGTTGAACGCTGGGCACCTGATTCTGTCTCCTTGCTCTTAGTACAGTCGTTTGCACCAGACCCCGAGAGCTGCTCTGGTTTAGTTGCATTCCACACCCATATTACTGTGGTGTAAATGGCTGCCCAGGAGCAGGGCAATGGAAGATCCAGCCCAGTGGGTGCCATTAATCCGCTATTGAATTAAAGTGCAGCTAGTTCAGAACCCACACAAGGAACTGCTGCTGTCTGTGGAATGTGTCCCAGGAGATCAAGACAATAGTGTGGctggattttaaagaaaaatccacTACTACTTGTAGTTGTGCTGACATGAGTATAATCAAGCTTCAGGGCAGCACAGAATCTCTGcgtgggtcaggaaggaatggCTTTTCACTCCTTCCCCAACAATTAAAGGTGCATTATCGGGGAATGACAATTACACTGGCCTGAGCTCTGGAACTTCACTGATCAGCCCTGGAGCAGTGCCAAGAAAGCCCTGCCAGTGGAAGAGGGCCCGGCCACTGACTTAGTTCACGAGTCAACCGACTATCAAGCTAGACATGGATGCTGCTTACCATTTACTTCCCTTAAAATGAGCTGGACATTTGTTTGCCTTCGTGTCACTGAGCAGGTCCTCTAGTCTAATCCAGTCGGCCATGGGTTAATAAGCACAACTTAACAAATGCAAATGACAGGGTCTTGGGTGTGTTTAGGGCAGGGCGTCACAGCGATGGGTTCAAAGCTCTGTAAGCTCATTTTTAACATGTGCCTGTTTGCTTTCTCCCCTGGCAGTGCCACCCTCCAAGCCCATTGCCAAGGTGCCCACCTCGGTGACAATCGGGAACAAAGCTGTGCTGACGTGCACGGAAACAGATGGCTCTCCACCCCCTACCTTCCAATGGTACAGGGACAACATCCTGATGCCGTCCAATCCCAAGATCAGTGAGAAATTCAGGAACTCCTCCTACACAATCGATACCAAGACAGGAGTGCTGgtaggtgctggggagggggctgcctgACTCGTGGGGAGCTCACGCCTCTGTCTATGCCTCTCTCACGCCTTCTTTCCCACTCCAGACGATTGAGCCCGTAACCAGCTTCGACACGGGGGATTATTTTTGCGAGGCTCAGAACAACGTTGGGACTGCTCAGAAATCTGAAGCCATCCACTTGGAAGCCAGTAAGGAAATGGGGATTGCAGAGCCTGCGTGTGGGTGGGTGGTTGCGTGCGCATGTCCGCGCTGGGCTCTTTGGAAGTCATTTGCAGGCTGACAATAGCCAGTGCTGTCGCTGCCCCTTCCCCGGCCTCCTGCAGCTACTCCCTGTACTGGCTGTGACAGATTGAAGGTTGGACAGTGCCCAAGCCTCTTGATGGGAAAACAGGCATGTGCtttgctgcaggggctggggagagcctGGAACCAGAAGCCCATTGGGCTGCCCTGCTAAAAGAGCAACCTTTGCAGAGAACTGAGTCTCCTGAGAGCCGACAAGTGTGTCTCCTGCCTCCTACATGATCTCCGGAGCGGGGCCTCGGTACAGACAGACCCAGAGGAGGTGCCCGCTCTAGCCTAGTGCATCCTGGGATTGGGAGTGACTGAGGTTGGGGATAGGTGTTTGCTGGCCCAAGCACCAGTGACAAGCATTCCAACCGTCCCCTCCTCTGACAAGCTACCGTGCCATCAGCCCCCATTCCCTGGAGCTGCCCAAGC
The genomic region above belongs to Gopherus evgoodei ecotype Sinaloan lineage chromosome 24, rGopEvg1_v1.p, whole genome shotgun sequence and contains:
- the LOC115639253 gene encoding junctional adhesion molecule A-like isoform X4 yields the protein MAGSGAWGRVRLLLLSVSSWSLISAQVMNTQTIQVPENKAIEIPCAAYASQSGTARVEWKFEKGSSIALVYYDAKVTDPYKDRVQYTPTGIRFTSVTRKDTGKYVCEVLWTGSGGTSQLRKSEVDLIVQVPPSKPIAKVPTSVTIGNKAVLTCTETDGSPPPTFQWYRDNILMPSNPKISEKFRNSSYTIDTKTGVLTIEPVTSFDTGDYFCEAQNNVGTAQKSEAIHLEATEVNVGGIVAAVVVLLIVLALVAFGIWFAYRRGFFSKRRDTNKQVIYSQPSNRSDGEFKQTSSFLV
- the LOC115639253 gene encoding junctional adhesion molecule A-like isoform X5 yields the protein MGYKAQGSLISAQVMNTQTIQVPENKAIEIPCAAYASQSGTARVEWKFEKGSSIALVYYDAKVTDPYKDRVQYTPTGIRFTSVTRKDTGKYVCEVLWTGSGGTSQLRKSEVDLIVQVPPSKPIAKVPTSVTIGNKAVLTCTETDGSPPPTFQWYRDNILMPSNPKISEKFRNSSYTIDTKTGVLTIEPVTSFDTGDYFCEAQNNVGTAQKSEAIHLEATEVNVGGIVAAVVVLLIVLALVAFGIWFAYRRGFFSKRRDSTNKQVIYSQPSNRSDGEFKQTSSFLV
- the LOC115639253 gene encoding junctional adhesion molecule A-like isoform X2, whose product is MAGSGAWGRVRLLLLSVSSWSLISAQVMNTQTIQVPENKAIEIPCAAYASQSGTARVEWKFEKGSSIALVYYDAKVTDPYKDRVQYTPTGIRFTSVTRKDTGKYVCEVLWTGSGGTSQLRKSEVDLIVQVPPSKPIAKVPTSVTIGNKAVLTCTETDGSPPPTFQWYRDNILMPSNPKISEKFRNSSYTIDTKTGVLTIEPVTSFDTGDYFCEAQNNVGTAQKSEAIHLEATEVNVGGIVAAVVVLLIVLALVAFGIWFAYRRGFFSKRRDSTNKQVIYSQPSNRSDGEFKQTSSFLV
- the LOC115639253 gene encoding junctional adhesion molecule A-like isoform X6 codes for the protein MLAEGSLISAQVMNTQTIQVPENKAIEIPCAAYASQSGTARVEWKFEKGSSIALVYYDAKVTDPYKDRVQYTPTGIRFTSVTRKDTGKYVCEVLWTGSGGTSQLRKSEVDLIVQVPPSKPIAKVPTSVTIGNKAVLTCTETDGSPPPTFQWYRDNILMPSNPKISEKFRNSSYTIDTKTGVLTIEPVTSFDTGDYFCEAQNNVGTAQKSEAIHLEATEVNVGGIVAAVVVLLIVLALVAFGIWFAYRRGFFSKRRDSTNKQVIYSQPSNRSDGEFKQTSSFLV
- the LOC115639253 gene encoding junctional adhesion molecule A-like isoform X3 — translated: MAGSGAWGRVHLLLLSVSSWSLISAQVMNTQTIQVPENKAIEIPCAAYASQSGTARVEWKFEKGSSIALVYYDAKVTDPYKDRVQYTPTGIRFTSVTRKDTGKYVCEVLWTGSGGTSQLRKSEVDLIVQVPPSKPIAKVPTSVTIGNKAVLTCTETDGSPPPTFQWYRDNILMPSNPKISEKFRNSSYTIDTKTGVLTIEPVTSFDTGDYFCEAQNNVGTAQKSEAIHLEATEVNVGGIVAAVVVLLIVLALVAFGIWFAYRRGFFSKRRDSTNKQVIYSQPSNRSDGEFKQTSSFLV